A region from the Deltaproteobacteria bacterium genome encodes:
- the phoU gene encoding phosphate signaling complex protein PhoU, translating to MTRVAYHNALKELENDVVEMANMVGSAVKLSIDALKNRNISVSQKIIKDDRIINKKRFDIEEKCLLLIATQQPMATDLRELAAILSIITDLERIGDHAEGNAKINLLLGDKPIVKPLVDIPKMADIGLAMLDDSIKTFMSRDAETAKKIGQRDDEVDAIYDKTYRELLMLMIENPKIVEGATYLIWVLHNLERIADRVTNIAERVVFMVTGKMEEMNVSKY from the coding sequence ATGACTCGCGTGGCGTATCACAATGCTTTAAAGGAACTGGAAAATGATGTTGTAGAGATGGCAAATATGGTTGGCAGCGCCGTGAAATTATCCATAGATGCGCTTAAGAACCGCAATATTTCAGTGTCCCAGAAGATTATAAAGGACGACAGGATTATAAATAAAAAAAGGTTTGATATAGAGGAAAAATGCCTTCTCCTTATTGCCACACAGCAGCCAATGGCAACTGATTTAAGGGAACTCGCGGCAATATTATCTATAATCACAGACCTTGAGAGGATTGGCGACCATGCAGAAGGAAATGCCAAAATAAATCTTTTGCTTGGAGACAAACCGATTGTAAAGCCGCTTGTTGACATACCAAAGATGGCAGATATAGGGCTTGCTATGCTTGACGACAGCATAAAGACATTCATGTCAAGAGATGCGGAAACCGCAAAAAAAATCGGTCAGAGAGACGATGAGGTTGACGCAATATATGACAAGACATACAGAGAATTATTGATGCTGATGATAGAAAATCCTAAGATTGTAGAAGGGGCGACATATCTTATCTGGGTCTTGCACAACCTTGAGCGCATCGCAGACAGGGTGACAAATATTGCAGAAAGGGTTGTTTTTATGGTTACAGGGAAGATGGAAGAGATGAATGTGTCGAAATACTAG
- the polX gene encoding DNA polymerase/3'-5' exonuclease PolX, with product MENIEIAKIFHDIADLLEIKNENPFRVRSYRTAARIIEELPENLKSIVERDESQLEDIRGIGKSIHEKIVEIVRTGKCRFHEELLKQLPPTLLELLDVSGIGPKKVQLLYKELGIQSVSDLEKAAKGHKIHELTGMGEKTEENILKAIENFKAGKGRFKLGLAMTYAAPLLEYLKEIDGVLQVSEAGSLRRRKETIGDIDILVACKKGSPVMDRFTAYTEVKDVLAKGDTKSTVILRCGLQADVRVLDKKSYGAALQYFTGSKAHNIAIRDRAKKMGLKLSEYGVFDEKDRFVAGETEGDVYKAVGLVCIPPELRENTGEIESALNNKLPHLIDVKDIKGDLHVHTVETDGANTIDEIIDAAIKMDYEYIAITDHSKAVSVAHGLDEKRVLKQIEEIDKLNKRLTAHGLRLTVLKGIEVDIKVDGSLDLDKDVLKRLDVVVGAVHSRFNMAEEEMTARIIKAISSGLVHIIAHPTGRLINERQPYAVNMTEIMKSCKKHNVILELNSYPDRLDLNDIHCKLAKEMGVLVAISTDSHSKFHLDNIRFGIYTARRGWLEKKDVLNTRPLKEVMQILKKIIG from the coding sequence ATGGAAAACATAGAGATTGCAAAAATATTTCATGATATTGCTGATTTGCTTGAGATAAAAAATGAAAACCCATTCAGAGTCCGTTCCTATAGGACCGCAGCCCGCATAATAGAAGAACTCCCTGAAAACCTTAAATCCATTGTTGAGAGGGATGAATCTCAACTTGAAGATATACGGGGCATTGGTAAGAGCATCCATGAAAAGATTGTGGAGATTGTAAGGACAGGTAAGTGCAGATTCCATGAAGAACTTTTAAAACAACTCCCGCCAACCCTGCTTGAACTCCTTGATGTATCAGGCATAGGACCTAAAAAGGTTCAACTCCTTTACAAAGAATTAGGCATCCAGAGTGTCTCTGATTTAGAAAAGGCTGCGAAAGGGCATAAAATCCATGAACTAACAGGCATGGGGGAAAAGACGGAGGAAAACATCTTAAAGGCAATTGAAAATTTTAAGGCAGGCAAGGGCAGGTTTAAACTGGGTCTTGCAATGACATATGCTGCCCCTCTTTTAGAATATTTAAAAGAAATAGATGGTGTCCTTCAGGTATCAGAGGCAGGGAGTCTGCGGAGGAGAAAGGAGACCATTGGAGACATAGACATCCTTGTTGCATGCAAAAAAGGTTCGCCTGTAATGGACAGGTTTACAGCATACACCGAGGTCAAAGATGTTCTTGCAAAAGGTGATACAAAATCAACAGTCATATTAAGATGCGGGCTTCAGGCAGATGTAAGGGTTTTGGACAAAAAATCCTATGGTGCTGCACTTCAGTATTTTACAGGTTCAAAGGCACATAATATTGCAATAAGAGACAGGGCAAAAAAGATGGGGCTTAAGCTTAGTGAATATGGCGTGTTTGATGAAAAGGATAGGTTTGTTGCAGGTGAAACAGAAGGGGATGTTTATAAGGCAGTAGGGCTTGTGTGTATCCCGCCTGAACTCAGAGAAAATACAGGCGAGATTGAATCTGCATTAAACAATAAACTCCCGCATTTAATAGATGTTAAAGACATAAAAGGCGACCTGCATGTGCATACTGTAGAGACCGACGGCGCAAATACGATTGATGAGATTATAGATGCTGCAATCAAGATGGATTATGAATATATTGCAATAACAGACCATTCAAAGGCAGTGAGTGTTGCCCACGGGCTTGATGAGAAAAGGGTTTTGAAACAGATTGAGGAGATAGATAAGTTAAATAAACGGCTTACGGCTCACGGCTTACGGCTCACGGTTCTTAAAGGCATAGAGGTGGATATAAAAGTGGACGGTTCTCTGGATTTAGATAAGGATGTATTGAAAAGACTTGATGTGGTAGTCGGCGCTGTGCATTCAAGGTTTAATATGGCAGAGGAAGAGATGACTGCCCGCATTATAAAGGCGATATCATCAGGACTTGTCCATATAATTGCCCACCCCACAGGAAGGCTTATAAATGAAAGACAGCCCTATGCAGTGAATATGACTGAAATAATGAAATCTTGCAAAAAACACAATGTGATTCTGGAACTTAATTCATATCCTGATAGGCTTGATTTAAATGACATCCATTGCAAACTTGCAAAAGAAATGGGTGTGCTCGTTGCAATATCAACAGACTCCCACAGTAAATTCCATTTGGATAATATAAGGTTTGGTATTTATACAGCACGAAGGGGCTGGCTTGAGAAAAAGGATGTGTTGAATACAAGACCGTTGAAAGAGGTAATGCAGATACTAAAAAAGATAATAGGTTAG
- a CDS encoding undecaprenyl-diphosphate phosphatase → MNYITAFILGIVEGITEFLPVSSTGHLILAGDLLGWTGEKAKVFEVFIQLGAILAVVWLYRERVLSSVKGIGTEKTNRFLFNLLIAFLPAAIIGLATYKFIKHYLFNPLTVAFALIIGGIVMLIIERISPAAQVKDIDDINIKKAFGIGLSQVLSLFPGVSRAGATIMGGYCLGLDRKTATEFSFFLAIPTMFAAVSYDLLKSFNDLNAGDIPVFLIGFITSFISAFIVIKAMLTFIARHNFNSFAIYRIILGAVILFYYLQ, encoded by the coding sequence GTGAATTATATAACTGCATTTATACTTGGTATCGTAGAAGGCATCACTGAATTCCTGCCCGTCTCCTCAACAGGTCATCTTATACTTGCAGGCGATTTGCTTGGTTGGACAGGCGAGAAGGCAAAGGTCTTTGAGGTATTTATACAACTCGGAGCAATCCTTGCGGTTGTATGGCTGTATAGAGAAAGGGTTTTATCATCTGTAAAAGGCATCGGCACAGAAAAAACAAATAGATTTCTTTTTAATCTTTTAATCGCGTTCCTGCCTGCTGCAATTATCGGTCTTGCAACGTACAAATTCATAAAGCATTATCTTTTTAATCCACTAACCGTTGCCTTTGCACTGATAATTGGCGGCATTGTGATGCTCATAATAGAGCGGATTTCTCCTGCGGCGCAGGTAAAAGATATTGATGACATAAATATCAAAAAGGCATTTGGTATTGGCTTATCACAGGTATTATCCCTTTTCCCCGGTGTTTCAAGGGCAGGCGCAACAATTATGGGAGGATACTGTCTTGGTCTGGACAGAAAAACAGCAACAGAATTTTCGTTCTTCCTTGCAATACCAACCATGTTTGCCGCCGTATCCTATGATTTGCTGAAAAGTTTTAATGACTTGAATGCAGGCGATATTCCTGTTTTTTTAATCGGCTTTATAACATCATTTATTTCAGCATTTATTGTCATCAAGGCGATGTTAACCTTTATTGCAAGGCATAACTTTAACTCATTTGCCATATACCGCATCATCCTCGGCGCTGTCATTCTTTTTTATTATCTACAATAG
- the pstA gene encoding phosphate ABC transporter permease PstA produces MNKNSKFKIQNSKLWNKLYDRMFSIIGLAATLIGLAVLLTLLIDVFADGFVRLGWQFLSNYPSRKPEEAGILSAWVGTVWIMLLTGIIVFPLGVAAATYLEEYSKKNWLRDIIEINIANLAGVPSIIYGLLGLGLFVRLLNMDRSVLAGAMTLAILVLPIVILSTREALRSIPPSIREASYALGASKWQTIRNQVLPAAMPGILTGVILAMSRAIGETAPLITIGALTYVAFLPTSPVSAEFPYISFQGLFDAFSVLPIQIFNWVSRPQKGFSIDAAAGIIVLLVITFFMNGIAIYLRHKYQKKIRW; encoded by the coding sequence ATGAATAAAAATTCAAAATTTAAAATTCAAAATTCAAAATTATGGAATAAACTATACGACAGGATGTTTTCTATTATTGGACTTGCTGCTACGCTCATTGGTCTCGCAGTTCTTTTGACGCTGCTTATAGATGTTTTTGCAGATGGTTTTGTAAGGCTTGGCTGGCAGTTTCTTTCTAATTATCCATCCAGAAAACCGGAAGAGGCAGGCATACTTTCTGCATGGGTTGGGACTGTATGGATTATGCTCTTAACAGGCATTATTGTGTTTCCTCTTGGCGTTGCAGCAGCAACATATCTTGAAGAATACAGCAAGAAAAACTGGCTGCGGGATATTATAGAAATCAATATCGCAAACCTTGCAGGGGTGCCGTCTATTATTTATGGTCTGCTTGGGCTAGGACTTTTTGTGAGGCTTTTAAATATGGATAGAAGCGTGCTGGCGGGCGCAATGACATTGGCAATACTTGTCCTCCCGATTGTAATACTTTCAACAAGGGAGGCATTGCGGTCAATTCCACCGTCAATCAGAGAGGCTTCATATGCGCTTGGCGCAAGCAAGTGGCAGACAATAAGAAATCAGGTTCTGCCTGCTGCTATGCCGGGCATCTTAACAGGTGTAATACTTGCAATGTCAAGGGCAATCGGAGAGACAGCGCCGCTTATAACAATAGGCGCATTGACATATGTTGCGTTTTTGCCCACAAGCCCTGTATCAGCGGAATTTCCTTATATAAGTTTTCAAGGGCTTTTTGATGCGTTTTCTGTCTTGCCGATCCAGATATTCAACTGGGTATCGCGTCCTCAAAAGGGTTTTTCAATAGACGCTGCGGCAGGAATCATTGTCCTCTTGGTAATAACATTTTTTATGAACGGCATTGCGATATATTTGAGGCATAAATATCAGAAAAAGATAAGGTGGTAA
- the gspN gene encoding type II secretion system protein GspN: MKRFLKNALFTLFGILVFAGVLALTIPAEFISDETRNWLKRYNGIIITENGVKKIFPFGIEIKHAVVSYSGEDKHFLALDTLKARLSIIYLLTGRIRVLVEGNKEDGTIKGYILSRVSNTTINLTAENMDIYIHSTTEGNFSGRLNIDFKDGRCPEGNIDIEGKDIVMRWLHTSGISIPLGKGIKGNLHAKSNGCRIDIKVLHLENENITVNAHGNISLKNPYLKSYVDVDIEVIPSLKSIKDGNYILSLISNYRKSSNYYSMKVKGILENPILYQ; the protein is encoded by the coding sequence TTGAAAAGATTTCTAAAAAATGCCTTATTCACACTTTTTGGAATCCTTGTATTTGCGGGAGTTCTTGCCTTAACTATTCCAGCAGAGTTTATATCAGATGAAACTAGAAATTGGCTGAAAAGATATAACGGCATTATCATTACAGAAAATGGGGTGAAAAAGATATTCCCTTTTGGAATTGAGATAAAACATGCTGTAGTTTCGTATAGTGGTGAAGACAAACACTTTTTAGCCCTTGATACACTGAAGGCAAGGCTCTCTATCATCTACCTTCTCACAGGCAGGATAAGGGTGCTCGTAGAAGGGAACAAGGAAGATGGCACAATCAAGGGATACATTCTATCCCGAGTGTCTAACACAACAATAAATCTCACAGCAGAGAATATGGATATTTATATTCATTCAACTACTGAAGGAAATTTCAGCGGCAGACTAAATATAGATTTTAAGGATGGCAGGTGTCCTGAAGGCAATATTGATATAGAGGGTAAGGATATTGTTATGAGATGGCTTCATACTTCGGGCATTTCCATCCCACTGGGAAAAGGCATAAAAGGGAACCTGCATGCAAAATCAAATGGCTGCAGAATTGATATTAAGGTTCTGCACCTTGAGAACGAAAACATTACAGTCAATGCACACGGCAATATCTCTCTAAAAAATCCTTATCTGAAAAGCTATGTGGATGTGGATATTGAAGTAATACCATCGCTAAAGTCTATCAAAGATGGCAATTATATCCTGTCACTTATCTCCAATTACCGAAAATCTTCCAACTATTATTCTATGAAGGTTAAAGGGATATTAGAAAATCCTATCCTTTATCAATAG
- a CDS encoding phosphate ABC transporter ATP-binding protein, which yields MSSVFKIEKLNVFYDEKKALKDVNLDIPAKSVTAVIGPSGCGKSTFIRCLNRMNDLIPVFRLDGRIMYDGMDIYSKAVDTIDIRRRIGMVFQKPNPFPKSIYENVAYGLRIHGINKKDKIDMVVEASLKKAAMWDEVKDRLRQSALSLSGGQQQRLCIARAIAVEPEVVLFDEPCSALDPIATAKIEDLLTELKNEYTVVIVTHNMQQAARVSDYTGIFMLGELLEFDITKKIFTSPSNKMTEDYITGRFG from the coding sequence ATGAGCAGTGTCTTTAAAATTGAAAAGTTGAATGTGTTTTACGACGAAAAAAAGGCATTAAAGGATGTGAACCTTGACATACCTGCAAAATCCGTAACTGCGGTTATTGGGCCTTCAGGCTGCGGGAAAAGCACATTTATCAGATGCCTAAACAGGATGAATGATTTGATACCTGTATTCAGGCTTGATGGCAGGATTATGTATGATGGAATGGACATATATTCAAAAGCGGTTGATACTATAGATATAAGAAGACGGATTGGCATGGTATTTCAAAAGCCGAATCCATTCCCAAAAAGCATATATGAAAATGTTGCGTATGGTTTGAGGATACATGGCATAAATAAAAAAGATAAAATTGACATGGTTGTTGAGGCGAGTCTAAAAAAGGCTGCAATGTGGGACGAGGTAAAAGACAGGCTGCGCCAGTCAGCGCTTTCCCTTTCAGGCGGCCAGCAGCAGAGGCTCTGCATTGCAAGGGCGATAGCAGTTGAGCCGGAGGTTGTTTTATTTGACGAACCCTGCTCGGCCCTTGACCCTATTGCGACAGCAAAGATAGAGGATCTGCTCACAGAATTAAAAAATGAGTATACAGTTGTTATCGTAACCCACAATATGCAGCAGGCTGCAAGGGTTTCTGATTACACAGGAATTTTTATGCTCGGCGAACTTCTGGAATTTGATATTACAAAAAAGATATTTACATCGCCGTCCAATAAAATGACAGAAGACTATATTACAGGAAGGTTTGGATAA
- a CDS encoding cation transporter, with the protein MIIMSYIFSQIKISEIDRIKNANLILLVNYIMSHIKEIRKILWITFLLNIFNAIVKIIYGHLSNIYSMEADGFHSMFDGTSNIIGLLGIWAAAKPSDEKHHYGHKKFETIATIGIAALLFLTCIEILKKAFTNLWHPKQPEVTNLTFLIIGISIAVNVFVTIYEYRKGKEYKSAFLIADSKHTLSDILASLIVLASIIAGGIGYPIIDPVAAVVIAVLIGHLGYDIVKKASDILADASPLIGKDINHIKDIAMRVKGVKECFNIRVRGRTDAVYVDCCLLVSPGMSIGDAHNAATIVEDSIKKEIPDIVDVVIHLEPQAL; encoded by the coding sequence ATGATTATAATGTCATACATATTCAGCCAAATAAAGATTAGTGAGATTGATAGAATAAAAAATGCCAATTTAATACTTCTGGTAAATTATATCATGTCCCATATAAAAGAAATCAGAAAGATTCTATGGATAACATTCCTGCTGAACATTTTCAATGCGATAGTGAAGATAATCTACGGACATCTCTCTAATATATACAGCATGGAGGCAGATGGTTTCCATTCCATGTTTGACGGCACATCTAATATTATAGGTCTCTTAGGGATATGGGCGGCAGCAAAACCATCGGATGAAAAACACCACTACGGACACAAAAAATTTGAAACCATAGCGACTATTGGCATAGCAGCCCTTCTGTTTTTAACCTGCATTGAGATACTAAAAAAAGCCTTCACAAACCTCTGGCATCCTAAGCAGCCTGAGGTAACCAACTTAACTTTTCTCATAATCGGGATAAGCATAGCAGTCAACGTCTTTGTAACAATATATGAATACAGGAAAGGCAAAGAATATAAGAGCGCCTTTTTAATAGCGGATTCAAAACATACATTGAGTGATATTCTTGCATCCCTTATTGTCTTAGCCAGTATAATAGCAGGAGGCATTGGTTACCCGATAATTGACCCGGTAGCAGCCGTTGTAATAGCGGTTTTGATAGGTCATCTGGGATATGACATTGTAAAAAAGGCATCTGACATATTAGCAGATGCATCACCTCTTATCGGTAAAGACATAAATCATATAAAGGATATTGCCATGCGCGTAAAGGGTGTCAAAGAATGTTTTAATATAAGGGTAAGGGGAAGGACTGATGCTGTTTATGTGGACTGCTGTTTGCTTGTTTCACCAGGAATGAGTATAGGCGATGCCCACAATGCTGCTACAATCGTTGAAGACAGCATTAAAAAAGAAATACCTGATATCGTAGATGTTGTAATACATCTGGAACCACAGGCATTATAG
- the pstC gene encoding phosphate ABC transporter permease subunit PstC: MNKRLLIKERLIEGALFLSAFFSIFITLGIIGVLIFETFEFFKEVSILDFLTDTQWTPLFAEKHFGILPLFTGTFLTTSIAMVVSLPIGLISAIYLSEYSSSKLRTFVKPVLEILAAVPTVVYGYFALLFVTPLLQMFMLELSGFNSISAGIVMGIMIIPIISSLSEDAMHAVPMSLREGALALGATRFQVALKVVVPAALSGIAASFILGISRAVGETMIVAIAAGQQPRLTLNPLVPIETVTAYIVQVSLGDTPTGTLEYRTIFAAGMSLFVVTFFLNVVSYWLKKRFREEYE; the protein is encoded by the coding sequence ATGAATAAAAGACTACTTATAAAAGAAAGGCTGATAGAAGGGGCGCTTTTTTTAAGTGCCTTTTTTTCTATTTTTATAACACTTGGCATCATAGGTGTCCTTATATTTGAAACCTTTGAGTTTTTTAAAGAGGTGTCAATATTGGATTTTCTTACAGATACCCAGTGGACGCCTCTCTTTGCTGAAAAACACTTCGGCATCCTCCCTCTTTTTACAGGCACATTTTTAACAACGAGCATCGCAATGGTTGTTTCTCTGCCAATCGGGCTTATAAGCGCAATCTATTTAAGCGAATATTCATCTTCAAAATTGCGGACTTTTGTAAAGCCTGTGCTTGAGATATTGGCCGCAGTGCCGACTGTTGTTTACGGCTACTTTGCCTTGCTTTTTGTAACCCCGCTGCTTCAGATGTTTATGCTTGAACTGTCTGGTTTTAATTCCATTTCAGCCGGGATTGTAATGGGCATTATGATAATACCGATTATATCATCTTTGAGCGAGGATGCCATGCATGCAGTTCCTATGAGTTTGAGGGAGGGCGCTCTGGCGCTTGGAGCGACAAGATTTCAGGTTGCATTAAAGGTTGTTGTCCCGGCAGCGCTTTCAGGCATTGCAGCGTCATTTATACTTGGCATATCAAGGGCAGTCGGCGAGACAATGATTGTTGCAATTGCAGCAGGCCAGCAGCCGCGTCTTACGCTCAATCCCCTTGTCCCTATAGAGACAGTAACAGCATACATAGTTCAGGTGAGCCTTGGCGATACGCCGACAGGGACTTTGGAATACAGGACAATATTTGCAGCAGGCATGAGTTTGTTTGTTGTTACATTCTTTTTGAATGTGGTTAGCTATTGGCTGAAGAAGAGGTTTAGAGAAGAATATGAATAA
- a CDS encoding TIGR01212 family radical SAM protein (This family includes YhcC from E. coli K-12, an uncharacterized radical SAM protein.): MKRRYNSLSDFLKQKFGCRVFKVSLNAGFTCPNRDGTKGTGGCIYCNPLSLEPSQISSGLNIKEQLSIGIEYIKKRHNAEQFIAYFQINSNTYAPLDVLEDMYNQAISHPLVVGLAVSTRPDGIDKNIISLLSELSREKYLWLELGLQSANDKTLKLINRCHTVNDFINAVNLARAKDIPVVSHVILGLPEETHEDMLNTAMFLAEMNIWGLKLHHLHIHKDTKLEDMYKNGEIKLMGLDEYANTAVDFLERIYPETIIHRLCGDTSRELLIAPNWSVNKFPIIDRIHKIMEERDTYQGSLLIKDRIF, translated from the coding sequence ATGAAGAGACGATATAATTCCTTATCTGACTTTCTAAAACAGAAATTCGGCTGCAGGGTGTTTAAGGTGTCTCTGAATGCTGGATTTACATGCCCCAACAGGGATGGCACAAAAGGGACAGGCGGGTGTATCTACTGCAACCCATTAAGTTTAGAACCTTCTCAAATTTCTTCTGGTTTAAACATAAAAGAACAACTTTCAATCGGAATAGAATATATAAAAAAAAGACACAATGCAGAACAGTTCATCGCCTACTTTCAGATAAACTCAAACACCTATGCACCTCTGGATGTGCTGGAAGATATGTATAATCAGGCTATTAGCCATCCGCTTGTTGTTGGACTCGCAGTTTCTACAAGACCCGACGGCATTGATAAAAACATCATCTCTCTTTTATCAGAACTCTCAAGGGAAAAATACCTCTGGCTTGAACTAGGGCTTCAGTCTGCAAATGACAAAACCCTTAAACTCATAAACCGCTGTCATACAGTAAATGATTTTATAAATGCAGTAAATCTGGCAAGGGCAAAGGATATACCTGTTGTAAGCCATGTGATACTTGGACTGCCTGAAGAGACGCATGAGGACATGCTAAATACTGCGATGTTTCTTGCAGAGATGAATATATGGGGATTAAAACTTCATCATTTGCATATCCATAAAGACACAAAACTTGAAGATATGTATAAAAATGGAGAGATAAAACTTATGGGACTTGATGAGTATGCAAATACAGCGGTTGATTTTCTGGAAAGGATTTATCCTGAAACAATAATACATCGTTTGTGCGGTGACACATCCCGAGAGTTACTCATCGCACCTAATTGGAGTGTAAATAAATTTCCTATAATTGACAGGATTCATAAGATAATGGAGGAGAGGGATACTTATCAGGGCAGTCTATTGATAAAGGATAGGATTTTCTAA